TTATATCATAGAAAAAACATTTAGGGTTCCATCTCCTATGTCACCCTCCCACCGTCGGTAGATCGTCGACGTTCTCCTACTCCGTCGGTAGACTTCAACACATAGGGTTGTGCAAGAAGGCCTTGATCTACATGTGAGGGATGTAGTTTTTCTTGTCTAGAGGCTTTGATATGTGTCTACTTTTGTCAAAAATCGGCGGCAAGGAGATGATGGCGGTGGCATGGAATAAGGTCTTCCCGCGTCGGCCTCGTTTCAGTGATGCTTCGTACTGTCGGCGGGCGTGTGGAAGATGGTGTGGTCCTCGCAGAGGGGGCGCTTCGCTGATGGCAACACTTCGTcgttgatcaagatggtcTTCCACACTCTGATTCATTTGTGTTCATTCGCCAGGACAGGATCGGTGAAGCGCCGATGTAGGTTTTTGTCTTCCCTGATCAGGGCGGTGAGGTTAGGGTTTCTTGTTGTGCGTGTGCGCCGATGAGATATGGAGTCAAAGTTCTTCAGATCGATTCAAGGGTTTGACAACAACGACTGCGACTACGGGACACTTGTCCTTTCAGATATTTCTTATttggatttcatttttttaaacgATCCAGATTCCATTACTAGAAGGACGAACGGAACAACACAGAACAGGTTAACACGCCCACCTAGTCCTCACAAACATGCCGCCTAACTGCTAGCAAGAAAACACAAcggagaaaacaaaagatactTGGCAAGTTATTTTGGAATTCATATATGAAAACAATTGTATTCTTTATCCACTTAATTAATACTTGAATCAAATTATGGATATCCGAATTATATATAGTGTATTCGAATCATGGCATTTTTTCTCTAGAATATGAATCATGGCATTGAAATATTTTATATGGAGTTCTTACGAGCCAAATTGGTATTTGTATTATCCATTATCGAATTTCGTATATAGAACGAAGCTGTATACTTAATGTGTGACAATTTAGGATGCCAGTAGCTCTGAATGACGCACATGAGTATGCAGTGGTAAAGACACATATAACTGCCAAATCCTTGAAGTGTGAGTATGAATGTAAACATGGCAGACTAGAGACAGGGCCCCGAACAAGAAAGACAAAGAAAGGGAAACAGAGAAAATCCAAGTGGACAAGTTGGCGCTACAAGGTCTCCGGATCGCAGCAATCACATGGATCGCAATCGGTAAACGTGGAGATCTCCACGAACGCGTTCTTGATTCTCCTAGCTAGTAGCTATAGCTGTACCCGGATGACCGGATCTCTAGACGCGCCCGAATGTTTGAGATAGTTTGAAGTTAATTTGAGCGTTCCCTGctccctaattttttttttgaacgtTCCCTAGTATTTCTGTGGTGTTCATTAGCGAGATCACGTTGCACGAAAAATAATGTGGAACTTTAGGTGTAGAGTATATAGTGTGAAGAGCTACACATATACTCCAAAATATATTAGTACTGTAGTATACGGAGTACTTGACTTTCGCTGGATAGATAACCATAGGCGGCCGGAATTGTGAAATAAATGCTCTCTTTCGAGCATTGAATGCTGCAGCGTCCAAATGGTCCCGAAACTTTGGACCCATGCATATACGTTAAAAAATGTGAAATGAGCAATATGATGCTCATTTTGGTGATGCTAAACTCTGGAGTATCTTTTTTGGTGATGCTAAATTTTTAATAATTTATGTTTCTACATCTGTCAATGCATCTGTCAATGTAGAGGGCGAGATGGAGACCTCTTTCATATCATCtaaaaacaattgtttagAAAATACAAGGAGCGAGTAATATACTAACTAAAGAGATGCGTGTGTATATTTAACTAAAGAGATCTGTACTTCTGACCTGTGCATAGCATGTTTTCCACCATGCAACTTGTTCTACGGAAACCTTGAAAAGTTACAGACCTGCGGTTGCAGTTTTACTGGAGCAGCAAGTAGTGACTTAACTTGTTCTTCGTATATTATGCACCACACGCTCTGCACGAGAGCCCTATTTTAAATTCCGTCGTTACTGCgacaccatgcatgcatgccacctGTGATCTAATCAGGGAAGCATCAAAGACTTCAACACATTGGGGGGTTCGAGCTGAATTAATGCATACTCTGTGATACTCAGATCCACCGTTGAAATCGTGGGGCCTCATCTGTCATACCGCGCGTCGCCACGGTGACACCACCAGATCTCCACAAGCATGTATAATACCTAATTTGCTGTGGCGAATCATATCACGATCGAGATCGACAGGCCCGCATCGATAGTGCAATTGTTGTCAGTCTGGTTGCAACTGCATGCACCTACCTCGCAAGTTGTAGGCTTATGCTTAACTACAAGCATGGATGCACGTTACTTCGGACCAATCCCAATCAACGGGTGTGATATATGAGattgcatttttcttcttctctgcgaTTAATTAACTTTGATTCAGTTCGTACGGAGCACGGATTATATACAGTACGTTGTTGGGTTCACATATAAAAGCAACTTGAGCTTAGTTGCAAGCAAGGATACGCAAGTTTATAGCTTGTTTACTCAACCAACCTGATCTCGATGCTTAATTTATTTCTCTAATAATTTCGATTCTTGATCACACCAGGTATGCTGTTTGGTTCAAATACAATTGTTTGTCAAATACACTAGCACTCGCTCTAGGCCAACGGCTCCCCCTTGCGTGTGGTGCCCTTGTGTTCTTTGGGAAATTCTTTGCAGCGCTGCAGTATCGATTTGGTTTCTTTCTTCTCGTATACTACTCCcaccgtcccatattaattaagtgactttttgatacatttatatttgaacaaatttgagtcacttaatgtgGGCAGAGTTAGTATATTTGTTGTACATGATTTTTAATCTAATTATAATGATTGTTTTTCACCATGTTCTTACACTGAGTTCCGCTGGTGCTCGCATTCAGCAACGTCagttctttctcttttcttttttagaatCATCAACGTCAATTTGGACATCTGCACCGGACAACGACATCTCCATCGTGCAGCACCATTCGTCCATGGCAATCATTTCTGTTATGTCTGAGATCACGAGATCAAGTGATCCATCACATTactgtatgttttttttagggaatccCATTATGTACTTTTTTAAGAGGGAATCccaatatgttttttttaggggatcCCATTATGTTGGGCGCTAGTCCTGTCTCGTCTTTCCGTCCCTAACCGGACGTCACCGGGCCTGCGCAGGCCCATTAGGGTGGCAGGCAAAAGCACacatgacttttttttttaccaatttAACGGTGTGTAAACAGTCCTTTAAGATTACGATTTTACCAATTGAATCACGGTACTGCTTTTTTTTCACCCCAAATGTCCCTTATTTGAATCATGGtactgctttttttttcaccccAAATGTCCCATAAATTATGGCGtatgttgttttctttgactGAGTCTTTGCCATCAACACATGACTTATGTGATATAAATTGTAACCATATGATGAATACTCCAATGCAATGATATCAACTTTATGTcccaaaaaaatcaaatttatttcaaaaaaatagatattaatagattaattcttgtcaaaagtttcgtaaaaaaatcaatataTGACCTAACTTAAGGAACGAAGGAAGTATCCAGCTACATAAAATAAATAGCTTACCTTTACCTGGTGGTACTAGTATAAGAGCAAGGATAATAATATAACTTGTTGCTAGCTATTAAGTACATGCCATGTCATCTATATATAGTTAGTACAATAGTCAACATATACAGTACTTAGTTATAAGCATGTACTACTTTATTAATACATGGATCACACATCTCACTCCGACCGTGAGCCTTGAACTTtaattcctaaggattctaACCATTAGGTGAGACCTCATTTTAAAATCCTCTGGATTGCAGTGTGCATGGCATTCCAATCCTCCacttttcctattcctatgtTTTCAAAATCCTGCAAACCGAAAGAGCactaagagcaactccagccgTTCCGTTCCCCCCCACcagatgggggggggggggggggagggggggcaCCGGCGAGAATAATTTGGGGGCCGGTCGCATCCCAGCCGGGCTCCCGATAGTAAATTGGATCACCGTTTAAGATTCATTGAAGTTGGCGAAATTTATTCAAATTAGGCGGCATTTCATTGAAATTTGTGATAAGTTacaaagttttaaaaaaaaactaaatcaaACCCTAGCCTAGTCGTCTAGccaggaggcggcgctgcccAAGCTGCTGCCGGAGTCGAAGTCAAAGCCGAtgtcgtcgtcgaggacgaTGACGCCCGGCTCCTGCTTCACCGGCGTCTCCTTCTGCGCCGCCTCCTTCGCCGCCTCGTAGTCCAGGCACGCCTGGATTTCGATGTCAGAGGCCGTGTAGCCCAAAGTCGCTgcctctccgcctcctcctcgctagCGCGCTCGGTGGCGTGCTGACCTGGAAATTCTTCCGGATCGTCGTCGCGGTGGTGCGGGACGGCGGCTTGCTCGGAGTCCGGTGTCGGCGTCCACTTCAGCTCCGGCTTTGGCCGGACTAGGGGGAGGTGGCCGCGCGGAGGCGACGCGGCCCGCCGCGCTCGGGAGGAGGAGTGATAAGCCGGAGCAACGGTGTGCGCACCGCCGAGGAAGCTgaagaggagccggagccaCCGCCCAGGTAGCGGTGGCGTCCGGCCGgcgctggtggaggaggagccccgcCGTCGAGCCTCGGCTCGTTGACGGCGGCGATGTGGGCCAGGACGACATCCAGGGACCTCCCTAGCTGCTGCCAGAATGCGCGTCGGCCTGTGATGTTGTTCCGCACCGTCAGGTGTGGAAGATCGCGGACTCGCCggcggtgctcctcctcgaaAAAGGGCGTCCAGGCGCTGTCGTTGTGGCGGTCCCATGCCGGCATCGCCTGCTCCTTCGGCGTGAGGTGGCGGATGAAGTGCTCCGTGATCCTCTCTCGCCGGCGTGCtcccgtcggcggcggcggaacggGCCTGCCGCCCAGGCTGAGCACCCATTCGTGGGGAAGGCGGCAGTCCGGCGGTGCGGGGTAGCCGGCCCGCGCCAACTCCTGGGCCTCATCGAGGCGCAACCAGTGGCGGTCTTACCAGTTGCCGCCatggcgaggaggagatgggggaaaagaggagggcgaggtcggcgagggaggagaagggcgaGAAGGCAAATGGCGAGCTTTCCGGTCCGGCGCTGCCTTTTATGGGCGCCGAAGTTATCCCGCCGGGTGTGAACACGGCGAGAAACGGGCGTTGGGAATGCGCCGCGTGGAAGCCGACGGGACAGGACGGCAGTTTGACCCGGCGACCGCCATTACTCGCCTGGGAAGCTGAGACGAAACCGGTGTCGATTAATGCAGAAGCCGGTGAGGGCGATAAATGAAGCTGACAACGCGGGCCTGCACCATAAAAACGCTTCGTCGGCGgccccgctcctcctccggttGGGTTcggccggggggggggggggggcggcgcCGGGTAAGAAAACAATTTGGGAAGGCCGGTTGGGTCGGATTTTACATGCTGGCGCCTCCAAGCCCGTTTTTAGGGGGCCCGCCTGGAGATGTTCTAAGTAGTCTTGTTGGAGATTTGCAGAACCTGtttctctcctcttctcttctctacAAAGTCTTATGGCTCGACCACATCACCGTATTAGAAAAACTCTAGCAGATACCGAATACACCCCGGATCCGAATAATAACCGCCAGTTTACGGTTTCGGTGGCAATATAGGGTCTTGAATAGATACGGAAAACAGTCTGCGATCCTAAAAGAGTTTTCGGGATCCGATCTCCCGGACCAAAAAACTCAATATCCTCAGGACGGAGTCCGGGGCTTTTCGTCGATCCGATCTCTCGTAAAAATGGTTGGCGGGTTAAATTTCAGCCCGCGCTTTCCGTTGCCCGCATCTTCCTCATCTGGCTACCACCGTCGCCGGCTTCGCCCCCGCCCCCTCCCCTGACCGCCGCCGGTACTGGCCCCGcccatggacgccgccgctgccggccccGCACTCTCCTTtagccgccgacgccgcgcccTGCGCGAGCCCCCGCACGCCCCGCTGCCGGCTGACCCGTGGCCTCCTCTGTCGCGAGCGCCTTGCCGATGTCCACCccgtccacgccgccgccctggcCGCGCACCGCCTGACCTCGCGCCTGCCCCGTTTCCTCCGCCCTGTTTCCGCGTGCGCCCGCTCGGCCGCCCCGAGATCCGCCGCACCGGGCGTTCGCCGtggagccgccgcctccgagtGAACCGAGACGAACAACGCGCTTCATCAGctgcgcctcgtcgtcctccacgtaCGCGCGCAAGGAATCGAGCCAGGAACGACTACATCAAGCTGCTGCTCCAGCCGCCGGAGCTTCTTCCCCAAATTCCGGCGAACCTGCACCTCCTCGACGACGAgaatcttcttctccttcatcTACGTCCGACTCTCTTTCTCTGGCCTCCTTTCCCATGCGTTTTGATGCACTATGCTGCTGTATCCACGTAGACGTGCTCCGGCCTCCGCcggcgagctgctgctccccCATCCTCCTGACGCTCACAAGTGAAACTCGAGCGACGCTGCTCCCtactgctggtgctgctgttGGTGAGGCCGAGACGATGCCATGAGCATCCGCCATGACGAAGACCGTCCTGTTCGCCAATATCCTGGATGGATCCGTGATGGAGACTCCGCAGCAGCAAGGGGATGAAGACGACCATGGATTCATGTGCTGCGGCACGGCCCGGAACGACATCCCAAGGTTTGTCGTGTGTTCAGCCTCTATGCCAGTATGGGCATTGTCAGAGCTGGGATGGGGAGAACTGGGCGAGATAAAAGACCGGCGTTGAGACGAAGAGGTGCCTGAGCTCGTGCGATATTCGGTTATTGTGTGTGTGAATTCCGGTCGTATTTGGTTATTCGGTTATTCGGTTATTGTGTGTGTGAAGCTCAAGTGTTTCCAAGCGACCGAATAATACAACTTGAATAAAAGCACAATAAAGAAGGGAAAACAAGGTCACGTGCCTTGGTTGGCAACCTGCAGCGTCAGTTGTCTCTCTGGAGGCAGTTTTCTTTATGGGctctagctttttttttgaggggattATGGGCTCTAGCTAAGCATTGCTGTGACGCTGTCATTGGCAAATGTTTTCTTTCAAAGATAGCGCCATGCATGCTCGTTTTTCTGTCCACATCGCCTGGACTACACGAGAATTCGACTTCTAGCAAACGGGCCATTAGACGTGTCTAGAATTTTCAATCACGATCTTCTCGGATCCGGGGGACGTTGACATGTAGTCCATCCCTCTGGGTTTACCAGTAATCCATCTGTCCCTAATTAATTGACGTCGGccattttacaaattttttttttaaattttcgaaataaacctgcagtctaaatttttaattaaacgtggactgcagttttatttcagaaatttACAGGAATTTCTTTGCAAAGAagccggcgccaattaattagggacGCAAGGAGTACCTTGCACGATGTGCCAAATTTTACCCTTAACTTGTGTCAAGATTTACCTCATTTTAACTATTTTGCCTGGTTCTAACATGATGTGCCCACCCGCCGGACTAATCTGGCAGATAATTGGATGCCAAATTGGAAACTTAATTTGGCTAGGCATTTTCTCCCCATGGAGCAAGACAACCAACGTGTTGATGCACCTTCTTCCACCATCAAAGACACCTTCGCTAGCTCAACGCGCTCGCTGCTGCTGTAACCGTCGTTGCTGCTTCCATGACTGTCAAATTCCTAACTCTATCTATCGTGCTAGTGAGGAACGATATACGAGTTTGAAATTGATTCGGACCATTGCCCGATAGAAATGGGTCGGGTGGGGTAAATAGGTCGGATCTATATGAGGAAGAAAATCCATAGGCAACCATCGTTGTTCCCTGAATGATTGCCAAATTCCTAACCCTATCTATCTAAGGACGACCACCTTAGATCCGGCCAGATAGATATGAGAAGACTTCACCTCACTAATTGCGTGACGAAGGCGAGGATGGCCGAACCTCACCGATCGGATAATAAACCAACGAATCAAGACAAGTAAACTACCTACTGaagggttcgttgcatagaaaacaaaaaaaattctacagtTGAAATCACAAACGGGCCAAGATCATATCTAGGAGATGAAAGTAACGGACAAACCGTAGTCTTAGAAGAACTCACCCTCGAAGACCAAAAGCTTTGTTAACGAGAACGGTTCTCGTGGATGATGTAGACGATCACTTGCCAATCTTAAGATCGCGAAGATGAGCAGTGATGGTGGTGAAGAAACTATTTGAGCAGGGCTTCGCCTAAGCCATGGCTCATGAGGTGGAGCAGCGGGAGGAAGGGACCAAGAGATGCATAATGAGTATGTAAGGGAGAGAGGAGCACCACCCCTCTATATATAGGAGTGGAAGGGCAGTAGCCCAAGGGGTGCCCCCACCTCTCCCCTCTTCATGTGAGTGGACACTCCACTCAAACTCAAAAGTCTCCATAATGGGTGTAAAACTCCACTCAAAATGAAGGGGTTTTTCTCCCATAAATGAATAAAACATTTTAATTCGTTTATTTAATATTTGTCAATTCATAATCAACAAACATTAACACTTATCCCCTTGAACTATTCCGATATCCCGAAACAATTTCGGTGCTCCTCGAAAACAATTGCCGCGCTGTCCAATCTTTTCTCCGGTGTTCCGTATCCACTCAAAAGCGTCGATGAACATTAAGTGTGTCACCCTACAGTTCGTGAATGATGTGGACATGATCGAGACATATCTCCGATCAATAATCATCAGCGGGATCTGGAGATCCGTAATGACTCCCACTCATTCAACGATGAATCTCGCTTACCAAAAATGTCGTAACCAATTCATTTTGTCTCGTGATATTTTACTTGTCCGAGATCCGATCATCGGTAACAACTATACCTAGTTCGATCTCGTTACCGACAAGTACTCTTTACTCGTTTCGTGATATGACATCCTTGTTACCTAGTCACGTGCTTGCAAGCAGCGTCGATGTGATATCACCGAGAGGGCCTAGAGTATATCTCTTCGTCATCTGGATGGACAAATCCCACTCTTGATCCATGAGCCTCAACTAATACTTTCAGAGTACTCAATGCCACCTTTATAGTCACCCTGTTACGGTGTGAACGTTTGATGTCATCAAAGCACTCCTCCGGTGTCAGTGATTgacatgatctcatggtctaaggattaGGGCTACCTCGCATGTGTTTGATACAGCAATGAAAACTTAATGACTTGATCGTATTGCTATACCGACTTTGGGTGTGTtttcatcacatcattctcctaatgacgTGACCCTGTTATTAACAACATCCAATGTTCATGATCAGGAAATCTTGATCATCTGTTACAACAAGCTAGTTAAATGAGAGGCATCACTAGGAACTCTTGTTTGTTTATTAGACACACATGCATTAACGTTACCGTTTAATACAATTTTAGCATGAGAAATAAACATATATCATAAACATGGAATAAGATAATAACCattttattattgcctctcgGGCATATTCCTTTCACCTACAAATCACGAAGACAAAAGTAGATCAATCACACCAAAAGAGCAGCGACCCGACGACTCCCCGTCCTCCACAATGGCATTGGCGAGATCACCGCTGACGTGGTGGATGAGGAGTCAGGAAACTTTATTCTTGACCTGGACAGTGACACCTTCGCCACTATGACTCTGCTGTCGGATGAGAAAAAACTCTAACTTTAGGGACCTAACAACAACACCAAGTGCTGGTACAGGGTCCTACCCCGTCCGCTGCTGAAGCGACAAGCAGTGGAGGCAGGGACCTGTCGGATATTGCCGGTTGGCCGGGGAAAAGGAGAGGCTGGCAGATGTTATCTGGGTCGTGTGAGTTTCGTAATCTAACCGGTTCGCTGCAAGCGAGTAAGAcatactcctttttttttcacaaattttgcgcatttggtttcgttaagacaagatcTTGATCAACCGTATATTTATTAGTATGTAATTTATATGATAGCTAACCACATTGGCGTAGCCAGCTAAAATTTCCAGGGAGGTCCAATAGTAAAATCATTCATacaaattttttattttgatgttttgaaTCTTATTTAGCTACGTTATATAGAGGATTTGAAAAATCTCATGGGTGGTCCATGGACCACCCGGCAACCCCCTAGCTACGCTACTGGCTAACCATAGTTCTCGTCaagaatttttgaaaaacacatatatattaataaattAACTTTTGATCAAATTATTGTTTTAACGAAATCAAATATGCCAGCCTTTCTAAGAAGGATTTAGTACATCACTTCAGCTTTAATTGAAACTTTGATAATGTGCAACTTGGTCAAATATGAAATAAAGATTTTGTAAACGATGTAGCTAGGAGTAACAGCAAATCTCAGTTTACATTTTATATTTCTGTAACGGGGAAATATTGCAACGTTTCTTTCATTTAGTCATCTCTAAGATAATCTTCCATCTagtaagaaaaacaaagatcaATAAGATAATCTTTCgatcttttcttttgcgcAGAAATAATCTTCGATCTACTATAGTAAGTAAGAAAAAAGATCTCAAAGACAATTGTCGACGTCGTGATTAATTAAGTAAAAAAAGAGATCTCCTCTAGTATCTCTGTGGTGGtgactttttttgtttgagactTTGAGAATTGAGATGCTGTGGTATTGAGTTGacatacggagtatatgattaCCATTTAACAAGCTTATCCTCCCTAATAAAGCTTCATAAGCTCGTTCCACGCGGGTGGTCCCGGCAACCGATACTCGTTTGCCACCCCGAATGGTCAAAAGCGGCTATATAAATCGAGCAAGTTGAAGCACCTAGAGATCAGAGACCCAGCAATCGAGAAGCCAGCACGGACGAAGAAGAGTCACAACTCACAAAGACCCAGCGACGACGTACGCATGCACATGGCGGCTCCGGCGGTCTCGGGCGAGGCAGCTAGCAGCTGCAAGGGCAACAAGCACATCGTCCTGGTGCACGGCGCGTGCCACGGCGGCTGGTCCTGGTTCAAGGTGGCGACGCGGCTCCGGGCGGCGGGGCACCGTGTGAGCACGCCCGACCTCGCGGCCTCGGGCGTCGACCCGCGGCCGCTGCGCGAGGTGCCCACGTTCCGCGACTACACGAGGCCGCTGCTGGACCTCCTGGAGTCCCTCCCGCCAGCTGGGGAGAAGGTGGTGCTCGTCGGCCACAGCCTCGGCGGCATCAGCGtcgccctggccgccgagctcttcccggagaagatcgccgccgccgtgttcCTCTCCGCCTTCATGCCGGACCACAagtcgccgccgtcgcacgTGCTCGAAAAGGTACGGCTGGCGTGACTTGCTCGTACGTATCTGCTGTGCTGTCGAGGAGCTAGCTAGTGCGTGTCCTTTTCTTGTCGGTACGTCTGGATTTGGACGAAGAAACAAGTAACACACCTGGAAAGTAACCTGACGGTCCTGACTTCTTGCTCGAACTGTGCGCgcaattcttcttcttcttctttttagtACTTTCCTCGGTGAGCGAGGGAGTACATCGATCACTGAATGATCTGTTCATtgtactttcttttgttttgcgtATGAAAAGTTCGTGGAGGGGAGGACCCTGGACTGGAAGGACACGGAGATGAAGCCCCAAGATCCggagggcaagctgcctatTTCCATGCTGTTCGGGCCGGTGGTCACACGCTCAAATTTCTACCAACTGTGCTCGCCGGAGGTACGTCGCCGTTCCGTTCTGTCGGTCTTTTATACTTGTGCCTGTACATAGTATCACGTCCCTAATCAATCTGTTCGACCACCAAGTTGACTAGAGTACTTAATTACATATGGATGGATGGAATCATCAATGGTCCAGCTAGCTAGTAGGGCAGTGAGCCCTGACAGTGAGATGAATAATACTCCAGCTAGTGGGCCGGATCGAGTAAAGAAGAAGTTTTTGAGATCGAATAATTCTCCAGCTAGCTTATTGTATATGGCCATGACACAGATGGAACTTTAATTgcatgttgttgatgaagttatatgcatgcatgcatggcaggACTTCACGCTGGGGAGATCCCTGATGCGAGTGGGTTCGATGTTCGTGGAAGACCTGAAACTGCAGCGGCCCTACTCCGAGGCTCGCTACGGGTGCGTGCGCAAGGTGTTCATAGTCTGCAAGGACGACCTCGCCATCGTGGAGGGGTTCCAGCGCTGGATGATACGGAACAACCCCGTGGATGAGGTGAAGGAAATAGACGGCGCGGACCACATGGCGATGCTCTCCACGCCCACCCAGCTCACGCAGTGCCTCTCGGACATCGCTGAAACGTACGCTTGATGGTGGTGGCgcatgtacgtacgtacgtgtgtgGTGGGTGTACGGTTTAATTGCTTCCTGATCTTCGGTTTGTACGTACCGTCGCGTGACCGGCATTTGTGACATGAcatctctgctgctgctgtcatACGTCATGCCTTGGCCGTGGCCGGGTGTGTTGTGTTGCACTTGTCCGGTTGTCCCGTTCGTTGTGTTTTCAAAGACTTGTGGTCCATGGGCTTGAGACGCTGATTGCGTAACGTCGTGGTGTACTTCGTGGCTTGGTTGGTGAAAATAAATGTGTGGATGAACACAGGGatccacacacacaaacacgATTATCGT
The Brachypodium distachyon strain Bd21 chromosome 2, Brachypodium_distachyon_v3.0, whole genome shotgun sequence genome window above contains:
- the LOC100824799 gene encoding salicylic acid-binding protein 2 yields the protein MHMAAPAVSGEAASSCKGNKHIVLVHGACHGGWSWFKVATRLRAAGHRVSTPDLAASGVDPRPLREVPTFRDYTRPLLDLLESLPPAGEKVVLVGHSLGGISVALAAELFPEKIAAAVFLSAFMPDHKSPPSHVLEKFVEGRTLDWKDTEMKPQDPEGKLPISMLFGPVVTRSNFYQLCSPEDFTLGRSLMRVGSMFVEDLKLQRPYSEARYGCVRKVFIVCKDDLAIVEGFQRWMIRNNPVDEVKEIDGADHMAMLSTPTQLTQCLSDIAETYA